The Cloeon dipterum chromosome X, ieCloDipt1.1, whole genome shotgun sequence genome includes a window with the following:
- the LOC135946769 gene encoding uncharacterized protein LOC135946769: MNTLSIAVLLAVGLSAAAVAADHTDAYMEDARTSCEHKKDALSCAKLRALSYLDAVAGGQVSSARAFNTMFSPLSAIGVRLVKMPSTDEENAPSELFDDVEQRSGDSEITKMWKFGLRQVERFARKYSVAVAVPETNTGVVPRIISEDDVNAIESRESRGKKKKLQLLLPLLILFKFFKLKVLLIPILLGVLAIKKILILAAVFLPSVIGLLKFCKQQPFLHEYSSPAAYDYGVTSYAAGGASGSTYGKDLYNRRNYEAQNLAYRAQTPTQQ, translated from the exons ATGAACACCCTGAGCATAGCAGTGCTCTTGGCCGTCGGCCTCTCGGCCGCCGCAGTGGCCGCCGACCACACAGATGCCTATATGGAGGACGCCAGGACCAGTTGCGAGCACAAAAAGGACGCCCTCTCCTGCGCCAAGCTCAGGGCACTTTCCTACCTGGACGCGGTCGCCGGTGGACAG GTTTCATCCGCCCGAGCCTTCAACACAATGTTCTCGCCTTTGTCTGCCATTGGAGTTCGTCTCGTGAAAATGCCGTCCACAGATGAGGAAAACGCGCCCTCCGAGCTCTTCGATGACGTCGAGCAGAGAAGCGGCGACTCTGAAATCACCAAGATGTGGAAGTTCGGTTTGAGGCAGGTGGAGCGTTTCGCACGCAAGTATTCAGTCGCGGTGGCCGTGCCTGAGACCAACACCGGCGTCGTGCCCAGGATTATCAGCGAGGACGACGTTAACGCTATTGAGAGCAGAG AGTCTCGCGgcaagaagaagaagctgCAGCTGTTGCTGCCCCTTCTGATCCTGTTCAAGTTCTTCAAGCTGAAGGTTCTGCTGATCCCCATCCTGCTGGGAGTGCTGGCCATCAAGAAAATCCTGATCCTGGCTGCCGTCTTCCTGCCCAGCGTGATCGGGCTTCTCAAGTTCTGCAAGCAGCAGCCCTTCCTGCATGAATACTCGTCGCCCGCCGCTTACGACTACGGCGTCACCAGTTACGCGGCCGGCGGCGCCTCCGGCTCCACTTACGGCAAGGACCTGTACAACCGTCGCAACTACGAGGCCCAGAATCTGGCCTACCGGGCCCAGACCCCGACCCAGCAGTag